Part of the Pirellulales bacterium genome is shown below.
GATCTTCGGTCTCGCAGCCTGGCTCGCCTTCATTGCCGCGATCCTCGCGACTCTGCGCCGGGCCGGCCGCTTGCTGGCCGCCTCGACGGACGAAGCGGCTGCCCCCTCCCTTGCCGCCTGGGTCGACGCCGCGACCGCGTCGATCGTCGGCTTCCTCGTCGGCGCCGCGTTTCTGTCCCGCGGTTACGATTTTCTGATCGTCATCATCGCGGGAACCGCCTCGGCCGTGCTGCGACAAGCGACGGCCTTCAGCAGCCGCGTCGCTCCGAGTCGCGAGACGCAGCCTATCGCGCAAGCACTCGCCGAAGCGCCGGTTTCGGCGAATCAGGCCTACGTCGGCGACTTGCTCCGAGACTCGCCTGCCCCGGCTGCGGAGTGACGCCCGAACGACGCCCCGCGGGTTGCGACGCTCCTCCAGGCCCGACGCACCGTCGCTCGTTCGGCCTCGCTCCACATCGGCAACCGCCACAGCACCAGCGGCGTCGCCGCAACGAGCGCCGCTTGCCCGACCGTGGCGCCCGCCCAGCCGAAGCCGCGGAACAATTGTCCCGCGATGAAAATCGCCAGACATGTCCCCCACACGATTGCGAGTCGGCCGTAATTGACCGGCATCGGAAACGCTCGCTGCGAAGCTCGCCACACCCCGGCAAGTCGCGCGGCCTGGCTGACGAGCGTCGCAACGGCCGCTCCCTGAATCCCCCACCGCGGGATCGCATAGCAGTTGAGCGCCACGTTCAACAGCGCCGCCCCCACGTTGAGTCGACTGATCGCCCCGGGGCGGCGGGCCTTGTGCAACCCGACCTCGGCGGCGCTCGCCAGCCCGCTGAAGTAAACGGCCCCGGTCAACGGCGTGATGACGCACATGCCGCCGTGAAACTTCTCGGCAATCAGCCAGTAGGTGACGTCGTCCCCCAACAGCGCAAGCGCCGTCGCCACGACGGCGCCCCCCGCGGCGTACGCCAGGAACCCGCGCGCAATGATCCGCGACCCGTCCGGCAGGTGCATGTTGCGAAACGCGAACCGCTGCCAGCCGAGGATAAACGCCAAGTTCGCCATCTGCATGATCCCCGCGATCCGCTCGCCGACCGAGTAGAGGCCAATCTGCTCGAGCGAATCTTCGACTAAGGCACGGATCGTGTACTTGTCGGTCACGGCCATCGCCGCGAACGACAGCAAGGCGGGAACCAACAGCGCCCCGTAGCTCGTCAGCGGGGCGACTAGCGGCCGGCTCACGCGCAGGCGAACCCGCGGAAACGCGACCGCCGTGATCACGGCGACCGTCGCCAACCGCCCCGCGGCGTCGCACGAGATGATCCCCCATGCGCCGGCCCCGGCTAGGATCGCCGCGACGCTCGCGCTGCGAACCGCCAGGGCGCTGCCGATGCGAATCCAGAACAGCGCCCACGGTCGCCCGTCGGCCTGCAGCCGGTTGCCAGCGAGCGCATCGATCGCCTCGGCCAGCGCCACGACCGCGAGCGCCCCGACCAGCGCCCGCCCCGGCAGGTCGAAGATCCAGCGATTGAGCGGCTCGGCGAAGATCCAGACCGCCGTCGCGGCGATCGCCCAGAACCCGATCGCAAGCGTCACGCTCGTGTCGATCAACTCCCGTCGACGGACGTCGTCGGTCGTTTCCGTGTAGAACCGAAAGAACGACTGGTGCAGGCAGAGCGACGTGACGATGAACGTCAAACTCGCGGTCGTCGTGAACAGGCTCACAATGCCGTAGTCGCGCGGCGAAAGCAGCAGCGTTACGATCGGCAGCAGCGCAAATCCGATCGCGCGATCCATGACGCTCGCCAGACCGTAGACGGCCGCGTCGCCCAGCATGGCTTTGATCGACACGGCGTCGCGACGATTCGCC
Proteins encoded:
- a CDS encoding lipopolysaccharide biosynthesis protein, with the translated sequence MSRSLSSDVDALTAAAGVVAEQPRGDDPRSESPPADGANRRDAVSIKAMLGDAAVYGLASVMDRAIGFALLPIVTLLLSPRDYGIVSLFTTTASLTFIVTSLCLHQSFFRFYTETTDDVRRRELIDTSVTLAIGFWAIAATAVWIFAEPLNRWIFDLPGRALVGALAVVALAEAIDALAGNRLQADGRPWALFWIRIGSALAVRSASVAAILAGAGAWGIISCDAAGRLATVAVITAVAFPRVRLRVSRPLVAPLTSYGALLVPALLSFAAMAVTDKYTIRALVEDSLEQIGLYSVGERIAGIMQMANLAFILGWQRFAFRNMHLPDGSRIIARGFLAYAAGGAVVATALALLGDDVTYWLIAEKFHGGMCVITPLTGAVYFSGLASAAEVGLHKARRPGAISRLNVGAALLNVALNCYAIPRWGIQGAAVATLVSQAARLAGVWRASQRAFPMPVNYGRLAIVWGTCLAIFIAGQLFRGFGWAGATVGQAALVAATPLVLWRLPMWSEAERATVRRAWRSVATRGASFGRHSAAGAGESRSKSPT